Genomic segment of Streptomyces alboniger:
CCGATGGTTAGACGTTATTCGGATGACCGATCATGTCACGACCGCCTTCACGGCCTGTGTGCGTGATCCGGCACCGCGGAAACGCCGGGCCTGGCCACGCGGAGGATCCCGTCGGCCAGGCGGGCCAGGGCGAGCAGGGTGGCGAGTGTCCAGATCGCGGCACCGGGCCAGCCGAAGCCGAACAGCAGCGGTGCCAGGACGAGCAGCATGAAGGTGATGAGCAGGGCGGGGAAGACCATGGCCAGCAGGCCGTACGGGATGCTCCACCCGCGGGTGAACTGGCGAGGCTGCGGGCTCTGGCGCCACAGGTGCTGACTCAGCCACGAGCGGGCGTCGGCCATGGCGCGCGGCCGCACGAAGGGCTCGTCGACGAAGGCCAACAGGAGCAGATAGCCGTCGAGTCTGAGGAACGGAATCAGGTTGATGGCGACCGTGAAGAGGTTGGCCAGCACCAGCCGCCACCAGAACTCGGCTGGCCCGGCCAGGTCGGCAGCCGCGAGGAGAGCGGCGAGCGAGGCCACGCCGGCGTTGACCATGACGCCGGCCAGGGCGACGACGGAGCGGGCCCTGCGGGGCAGGCGCCAGCTGGAGGAGACGTCGCAGAAGAACGCGGGGCAGACGTAGTACAGGAGGGCCACGCCCATGCGGCGCGGGTGGCCGCCGAGTGCGGCGACCGCGGTGGCGTGGCCGAACTCGTGGCAGACGTTCACCACGATCATGGCGAGCAGGATGTGCCACCACATGCCGGGTGAGGGGTCGAGCAGCGACCGGGCCATGTCCGGGAAATGGGTGGCGGCCAGACAGACGCCGACGACCAGGAGCAGCGCGTACAGCAGCCGCGTGATCCGGCTACCGGCGAGGGTGCCCACCGCGGCCAGCGCGCGGGTCAGTCTGTGCGGCCGGTAGAGCGTGAGTTGGATGGTGACCGGGTTGGGCCGCGTGAGTCGCTTTTCGGCGGCTGCGGGGCCGTCGGTTTCGAGCAGGCCGAGGCGCGTGAAGTGCTGGAGTAGTTCAGCGGCCTTCCGCGCCCCGATCCGGGCCGACCAGGCGCGGGTGACCTCGTCGCGGGAGCGGGTGCCGTCCAGGTCTCGCAGGAGCCCGATCGCGTCCCGGCCCATGCGGAGATACAACCCTTCCGGCAGACTCACCACGGTTCTCTCGCCGTGAGTGGTGAACTCGACGCCGGGTCGCAGAGCGGGCCGGGATGGCGTTTGCACGGGCGGGGCAGGCGAGACAGCCGAGGTAGTCATCAGGTCAGGTCTCTGTGGGGAGCAGGGCGAGTGATGCCCGTCGGGCCCGGCACGGGCCGCCTCGTGAAACGACGTTGCGCGAGGGCGAGTAACGCCGGGCGAGGCGGCGCGCGCCGGAGGAGGGGAGGGAGTTGCCGGTGGGGGCGTCTCAATGGGCGCCGTTCCACCACCGCTGGGTGTTGTAGGCGGCCGAGCCGAAGTTCTTGACCGCCTGGGCCCCGTGGTTCCACGCATCACCCCAGTTCCCCTTCACGCCTTCGTGGACGGCCTGCCCGGTGTGTCCCACCCCGTCCCAGCCCTGCTTCCACGCCAGCTCGCCGGGTCCGTCGAGCGGTGCGACGTGGGCGTCGAGGGGCTCCAGGACCTCGATGTCCAGATCCAGTGTCGGGTCGAGGGCCTGCGTGCTCATGAGCGCCTGCATGTGCGTTCCTGCTTTCTGTCCGGAGAGGGTGGCGGGTGCCCGCCTGACGATTCAGAGAAGCAGAACACCGACGCTCTTTCTCCTACCGCCCATTCGCCCCGGCGCGAAGTCGCTCGATTGGCGCCCCCAGGGCGGACCGGTCCGGCGCGTCCGCCACGACGAACCCGCTGGGTGAGCCACTATCACGCCGGGAAATCCAAACGGTTTCCCCACTCCAAGTGTGTGCAGTCCCAGTGTTCGCAGAAGGGGAATTCATGTCCGTAGTACGTCGTGTCTCCGCACTGTCCGTGACGGTTCTGGCGGCAGCCAGCCTGCTCACCGTCCCGGCCCACGCCAGTTCCACCTCCGCCACCTGCGGAAGCCGACTCGAGCACTACAGCGGCACCTTCACCGGAAGCTTCAAGCCCACCGGGAACAAGGCCACCCACCACGTCACCGTGGAGTTCCTCGAAAGCAACGCGGTGCACGCCACCTCGGTCAACAGCAAGACCGGCAAGGTCCAGTCCACGGGCGCCAATTACTTCGTCGCCGAGGTCGACAAGAGCCCTGCGATCGCCCTGAACACCATGGAAGGGACTTTCGCGGGTCTCCCGTCCTGCAACTCCCACGGGCATGTCGTCAAAATCAAGGGCGGAGTCTCCAAGGACGGTTTCAAGACCGAAGCGCCCTTGACGCTCCGAAGGGTCTGACACCGCCCGACCATTCCCCGCCTCGATACGCCTGTCGTCCTCCCGGGTCATGCGGGATCCGCGACGGTGGGAGAGGCGGGGTTCGGAATGCTTTTGGTGGGGGCGTACTGGGCGGCCTGCGCGGTGAACATGGCGGCGTAGCGGCCCCCGGCGGCCATGAGTTCGTCGTGGCTGCCGTGCTCGGCGAGGCGTCCGTGATGGAGCACGTAGATGCGGTCGGCATGGCGCACTCCCGACATGCGATGGGTGACGAGGACCACGGCCCGGTGGGGGGCGGCGAGGCGGCGGATGCGGTCGAAGGCCTCGATCTCGGCCTCGGGGTCGAGGGCGGAGGTGGGTTCGTCGACGATGAGGACGCTGTCAGCCCGGGAGGTTGAGCTGCGCCAGTGGGTGCGGGCGAGCCCCACTTTCTGCCACTCACCGCCGGACAGTTCGATGGCTCCGCGGAACATGCGGGCCAGCAGACTCCGCAGCCCGTCGGGGAGTTTGGCGATGACGGGGCCTGCCCCGGCGTACTCCACCGACGGTCGCAGGTCCTGCGGTGAGGCGCTGCGGGCGGGGCGGCCGAGGCGGATGTTCATCGCGGCGGTCACGGGCCAGCGCTGGAAGTCCTGGGTGAGCAGACAGACGCGTTCGAAGAGCTGGGAGCGGTTGAGGTCGTTGATGTCCGCGTCGCCCCACAGGAGGGTGCCGTCCTGGGGAAGCAGCAGACCCGAAAGGATCTTCATCAGCGTGCTCTTGCCCGAGCCGTTCTCGCCCACGACGGCGGTGACCGATCCCATGGGCAGCGTGAGCGTCACCTGGTCCAGCGCCGGGGTGTCACGGTCGGGGTAGCGGTAGGTGACGTGGTCCAGCACGATCCGCTCGACGCGGTCGGGGACGGGGGCGCCGCCGTCGGGGATGGTGCGTTGTGCGGCCTGGACGAGGAAGCGTCCGTGGTCGCGTACGTACAAGGACTCCTCGTGCAGCTGGTTCACGTTCATCACCAGCGCGCCCAGACTGGCCGACCCGGTCCGTACGGCGATCACCGCGGTGCCCGCGACGGCCAGACTCATGTGACCGCTCGTGATCAGCCAGAACATCGTCCCGTAGGTCGCCGCCATCGCGAGGCCGGACAGGGCGGCGGCGACCCACTCGGTGAGGGCCTTGCTCGTGGCCAGTCGCTCCTGCTCGGCTTCGGCGCTCTCGGCCATCCGCCGGTAGCGGCTGAGCAGGAAGGCGCCGACGGCGTGGATACGCACCTCCTGTGCGGCGCTTCGCTCGGTGAGGAGGTTGCCGATGAGGCGGCCGGCGCGCACGTGCTCGATCCAGCTCATCCGTGACACGTAGCGCTCCTGTGCGACACGCATGGCGCCCCAGCCCCGTGGGGCGGCGATCAGGATCAGCATGGGCAGCAGGGCGGGGTGCAGGACGGTGAGCACGCCGGCCGTGGTGATCAGCGAGATGACGCCGTTGAGCGCGGCGACGCAGGCCCCGATCATGCGGCGGGCGGAGGCCGGGCCGTACTGGGCGATGTCGATGAGCCGGCGGAAGTCGGGGTCGTCGATCGCCTCCAGTTCGACGGAGGCCGAGGCGGCCAGGTACTGGGTGGTCGCGATCCGCTCGACGAGCGGTTCCAGACGCCCCGCCCGGGAGGTGGACCACGCGGCCAGGGCCGAGTTGACGACGCCGACGACCCCCGCGGCGAGCAGGCCGGGCAGCAGGGCGTGCAACCGCTCGACGGGGCTGCCGGTGCCGCCGAGCAGGGCGTGCATGACGGCGTTGACGGCGAGCAGTCCGACGGCCGCGGCGATGCCCTGGCCGATCTCGCTCATCGCCACCGCGAGGAGCGCTCGCCGGTCGGCGTTCCAGGCCATGCGCAGGGTCGCTCCGACCAGGCCCGGCATGGAGCGGAGCGCGGAGCGCATGGTCAGGTCCAGGGTGGCGTGCTCGTGTTGGGACCAGCCCATGTCGTAGCGCAAGGGGCCGCCGAACAGCTCCCGTTCGGCGTCGGAGACCTTGGGCTCGGCCATGCGTACCGGCCCGAAGAACCTCTTCACAGGGCGCCTCCCCGAGGGGCGGCGTCTTCGAACGCAGGATGAATGAGGGCAGGGCGACACAAGCGGTGCATGGGCGCTCCTCGGCGTACGATGCGGACAGGTGATCGGATAACTCAGCCGTTCCTGTCCCCGTCACGGGTGCACGGGAGCTAAATCTAGAACCGGATTTCGAATAGCCGGGCGACCCTTGGTGGGGTGGAGCGCGCCGCGCCGTGATGCTGCGTTCGACCACTCCTGTGGGTCTGGGTACGTCGTCCGGGGGATTGCCCAGCACGGGCGTCCGGGGTGGGCGGCCCCGTCGGTCGCGCGTTCACCGCGGCGCGGCGGCGATCTCTTCGAGGAAGGGGCCGATCGCATCGATGAAGTGGTCGTTCCGGTCCCCGGCCACCATGTGCCCGGCGCCCGCCACGTCGACGCGCCGCGCGTGGGGAACCCCGGCGCAGAACTCCTCGGCGATGTCCTCGCGCACCACGTCGCTGATCCCGCCGCGGACGAGCAGGATCGGCGCGCCGACGCGGCGTGCGGCGTCGAGGAGGCGCTCCGCCATGCCGGGCGGGTCCATCCGGCCCTCGAAGCTGTCCAGCAGGCGGGGGTCCCAGTGCCAGACCCAGCGGTCGCCGCGGCGCCGCAGGTTGTCACGTATCCCCATTGCCCCCGACTCCGAGGGTGGCCGGTGCGGCAGGTAGGCCGAGACGGCCGCGGCCGCTTCCTCCACGCTGGCGAACCCGTGCGTCCGTCGCATGAACTCGACGATCCGCACGACTCCGCGAGGGTCCGGCCGATGGGCGACGTCGACGAGCACCAGGGCGCGGACCGCCGCTTCGGGGGCCTCTCCGGCGGCGAGCAGCGCACTCAGTCCGCCGAGCGAGGCGCCGATGACCACCGGTCGGGCGCCGAGTCCGGCGACGAGCGCACGGACGTCGTCGGCGAACAGGCCGAGGTCGTAGTCGCCGTCGGCCGACCACGCGCTGGTGCCGTGGCCGCGCAGGTCCGGGGCGATGACCTGCCAGCCCAGCGCGGCCAGCCGGGGGCCGGTCCGGCCCCAGGCGTGCCGTGTCTGGCCGCCGCCGTGCAGCAGGACGAGCGGAGGCGCCGACGCCTCGCCCCACACGTCCGCCGTGAGCCTGATCCCGCCGCGGCCGGCGAAGCTGCGGGCCCGTCGCGGCGCGCCGGCCGTCATCGCGCGTCCCCGGTTCGCAGCGGCGCGAGGAGCCGGTCGCGGTGGGGGTCGGCGGCCGCCGCGGCGAGCGCGACGTCCAGCGCGAGCAGCGCGCGTTCGAGGAACCGGTCGTCGTCGATCAGTGCGGCCACCCACTGGTGCAGCGCGCCCACGCACGCGGTGCTGACCACGGCGGCCAGCGCGTCGGTGGCGATGTCGGTGCGCAGCAGGCCCCGCGCCCGCGCGTCCGCCAGCGCCCTGCGGAGGTGGGTGTGCGGACTGCGGTGGAGTACGAGGCCGCTGTCCTCCCACTCACGCACCATGCGACGCGATACGACCGGATCGCCCACGAACAACTGGACGGTCGACCTGACGACCTCCCTCGGGTCATCGGCTCCCTGCGACCCCAGGCGGCGCTCCAGCTCGTCCATGAACTCGGCGGCGAGCGCCTCCCAGATCTTGTCGCGCGGTCCGACCAGGTTGTACACGGTGGCAGGGGAGACCTCAGCCCGCGCGGCGATCCGCTCGGTACTGATCACCGCTTCCGGGCCCTCCCGCAGCAGTTCGCGCGTCGCCTCAAGGATCCGCCCGCGCCGCCGCGCCTTGTGCCGCTCGCGCAGCCCGCCTTCGACGGCCTCCATACGCGCACACCCCATTCCTCTGAGCCCAGAAACTTAGAGACATCTATAACTTTAGAGGTCCCTCTGGATTCTGCAAGGCTCTGGCCGCAGTGACGTTTCTCTGGTGAAAGCGCTGGGCCGGGAGGGTGAGGGGAGCGCGGGTCGGGGAGGCCCGCTCCTCGTGCCCGAAATCATCCTGTCTCGGCCACCCCCCACCCACATGACCAGGAGTCAGGCGTTGAACTACGGAACCGAGCTGAGAGACCGGATCGCCGCGCCGGGCACGACTCCGCTGATCGGCGTGTACGACATGTACTCGGCGTCCGTCGCGGCCGGCCACTACGACGGGCTCTTCGTGTCCGGCTTCGGCTTCGCCGCCTCGTACTACGGGCTGCCCGACATCGGCTTCATCGCCTGGCCGGACATGCTGGCGTTCGTACAGCGGCTGCGCGGAGCGTTTCCCCGGCATCACCTGCTGGTGGACATCGACGACGGTTACGCCGATCCCGAAGTGGCCTGTCATGTGGTGGAGAGTCTGGAGCGGATCGGGGCTTCGGGCGTGATCCTGGAGGACCAGAAGCGGCCCCGCCGCTGCGGGCACGCGGACGGCAAGCAGGTGCTGCCCCTCGACGAGTACCTCACCAAGCTGGAGATGGTGCTGCGGACCCGCGAGGACATGGTGGTGGTGGCCCGCACGGACGCGACGGACGAGGCGGACATCATCGAGCGCGCCAGCCGCCTGGCGGCCACCGAGGCGGACGTGATCCTGGTGGACGGCGTACGTGACGTCGAGTGGGTCCACCGGATCCGCGAGGTCGCCGACGGCAAGCCGCTGCTGTTCAACCAGATCGGCGGCGGCAAGTCCCCGCGGCTCTCGCTCGCCGAACTCGCCGAACTGGGCGTGGACGTCGCCATTTACAGCACGCCCTG
This window contains:
- a CDS encoding isocitrate lyase/PEP mutase family protein: MNYGTELRDRIAAPGTTPLIGVYDMYSASVAAGHYDGLFVSGFGFAASYYGLPDIGFIAWPDMLAFVQRLRGAFPRHHLLVDIDDGYADPEVACHVVESLERIGASGVILEDQKRPRRCGHADGKQVLPLDEYLTKLEMVLRTREDMVVVARTDATDEADIIERASRLAATEADVILVDGVRDVEWVHRIREVADGKPLLFNQIGGGKSPRLSLAELAELGVDVAIYSTPCLFAAHEAMEAALAELKRAGGRLPSVDPERGVGVAASTRLLERNIARHRVARGGPAGAAVSAPGSRTSSPAP
- a CDS encoding ABC transporter ATP-binding protein produces the protein MAEPKVSDAERELFGGPLRYDMGWSQHEHATLDLTMRSALRSMPGLVGATLRMAWNADRRALLAVAMSEIGQGIAAAVGLLAVNAVMHALLGGTGSPVERLHALLPGLLAAGVVGVVNSALAAWSTSRAGRLEPLVERIATTQYLAASASVELEAIDDPDFRRLIDIAQYGPASARRMIGACVAALNGVISLITTAGVLTVLHPALLPMLILIAAPRGWGAMRVAQERYVSRMSWIEHVRAGRLIGNLLTERSAAQEVRIHAVGAFLLSRYRRMAESAEAEQERLATSKALTEWVAAALSGLAMAATYGTMFWLITSGHMSLAVAGTAVIAVRTGSASLGALVMNVNQLHEESLYVRDHGRFLVQAAQRTIPDGGAPVPDRVERIVLDHVTYRYPDRDTPALDQVTLTLPMGSVTAVVGENGSGKSTLMKILSGLLLPQDGTLLWGDADINDLNRSQLFERVCLLTQDFQRWPVTAAMNIRLGRPARSASPQDLRPSVEYAGAGPVIAKLPDGLRSLLARMFRGAIELSGGEWQKVGLARTHWRSSTSRADSVLIVDEPTSALDPEAEIEAFDRIRRLAAPHRAVVLVTHRMSGVRHADRIYVLHHGRLAEHGSHDELMAAGGRYAAMFTAQAAQYAPTKSIPNPASPTVADPA
- a CDS encoding alpha/beta fold hydrolase; the encoded protein is MTAGAPRRARSFAGRGGIRLTADVWGEASAPPLVLLHGGGQTRHAWGRTGPRLAALGWQVIAPDLRGHGTSAWSADGDYDLGLFADDVRALVAGLGARPVVIGASLGGLSALLAAGEAPEAAVRALVLVDVAHRPDPRGVVRIVEFMRRTHGFASVEEAAAAVSAYLPHRPPSESGAMGIRDNLRRRGDRWVWHWDPRLLDSFEGRMDPPGMAERLLDAARRVGAPILLVRGGISDVVREDIAEEFCAGVPHARRVDVAGAGHMVAGDRNDHFIDAIGPFLEEIAAAPR
- a CDS encoding TetR/AcrR family transcriptional regulator, with the protein product MEAVEGGLRERHKARRRGRILEATRELLREGPEAVISTERIAARAEVSPATVYNLVGPRDKIWEALAAEFMDELERRLGSQGADDPREVVRSTVQLFVGDPVVSRRMVREWEDSGLVLHRSPHTHLRRALADARARGLLRTDIATDALAAVVSTACVGALHQWVAALIDDDRFLERALLALDVALAAAAADPHRDRLLAPLRTGDAR